DNA sequence from the Perca fluviatilis chromosome 4, GENO_Pfluv_1.0, whole genome shotgun sequence genome:
ttttcattcaacattgtgcccattattatcatcagtgattaactcagacttttaaaaacacaattttaaaggatatcgtctaattatcgTTAGCGTCAAAATCGGAAAAAATATCGATActattttttgtccatatcgcccacccctaccaAGATGACCTCTTTTACTGCTGTTAGCTTGTAGCTACGTGCGACAGTGTTAACAGTAGCTTAAAACACTCCAGTCCTAcctacctggagcagatgaccaatcgtAGAAGGCCGGCTTACAGTTGCGTAATACTAGAAATCTGAAATCTCACGGGGATTTCTCTAAAAtccgtttacctcattattggaggttttggccacgtttaacatgaaaatctggCATTATATCATTGTAGATATGACAAGCATATGTccactttaaagctgcactttcatGGTGTTTGGACTAGATCTGTGTGATGCTTTGAAAtatgttgatttatttttgttatgtgGAAATTATCAAATCTGTTCATTGTCTTTCTCAACTAGTGTTCAGTTACCTCTCTGGTGTTGTGCAAGACTTTGGCTTCAATATCATACCGCTCTTCGTCCACCACGTCTATTTTGGCATGCAACTCTTTGCATAATgtctaaaaagaaaataagaggaAGTGGGTGTTAATTTGACCACCTCCTGAGTGAAATAACCGATCTTTAGCAGCATTATTTCAGAGTTTTAGTTTGTAAATATGGACAACTCTGTGGTAAATGTGAAAATCTACCTGTAGCTCTGCTAACGATATGCCACTGGTCTGTATAGGAGGTGATTTTTCTTTCAGGTACTTTgccttctgttcctctttttcttccatctcctgctccagctcttCCTTGGCCTTGGCGACCATCAAGCTCTAAAACACCACACACTCAAAGTAAATGTACCGGTTTGATTTACTGTAAAGATACAGTCTGTGCAAATTGGACTAGGGACTCACCTTCAGCATGAGCTTGCGAGAAGCCGAGATTTTAGATTTCCTCtgcaaaaatatataattcTTTTAATTTAGTGTGACATTTGAGTGGAGCAGGAACAATCTTAATATGTGCGCCTGTTAAAGTATTAGGTTTCTTAGGGAGTAGTGTCTTGAAATCTTACCTCCGGTCTGTAAGTAGAAAATAAAGAGGACACAGAAATATAGTTTTCAATTGCAGATAGCAAAACTTTTAATTGTGTTTAATAGTTTCCATATTTTTCAAGTGTTTCTACAGATAAAACTCATTTGCTAAATGAAACTGATACTCTGATTTGGAAATGGAAACAATAACAGAAAGACAATACACTTACGCTTTGTCAGGCATCTTGGCTATTTCCCCCtggaagacaaaaataaaaccttttgCCTCTGAAGTGCTCAACAGTGGGGACCACTTGGGTCGGGTGCCCCAGTGGGTCTAAACTATGGCTTCCCTTTTAGCTCCACTATACATACATTCCACTACACAGTCGACTGTATAGTGTTACAAGAATggaaatatacatatatagatatattgATCTTAAAGCTGTAATTGTTAACCTCATTGCTTTcattattctttaacaatgatttgtattatatattaaattacTAAAGGACTTGTCTTTTCACATgatcaagcttttttttttttttgtgttttgataATCGGGCATTGTTATTTCTTACTCGTAGAAAGGCCTGCTGGACAAAATCATCCAGTCACTTTCCAGTGCTGATATCTGCCAGAAAGCAAAGTGATGACAGATGGGGAGAAGCATGCCACAACATGGCAGCTATTCCAGTTAGATAACATTTCCTGCTTTCACCCCCACTTTCCTGGATAAAGGCACAAATATAGAAAGGGTCCCTAATTCTCAGAACGGTACTGGCccaaactttttatttatttattttttttgaaagaatGTCCTGCTGAATTTACCAAGGCCcaaagagaggaaaaaggatAAAAAGTGCATTTTTACCTGCGACCATTAATTCAGCTTTATGGCTTTGCCCTGTTGCTCATTCtcctggtctgtgtgtttgtgactgtttttgtctaggagtttttgttgtgtatatggtgtttatgttctgcagagcaggaacctgctgaaaatcagttttacactgagtcaggcccgatttgtctttaatcttttcctgtttaataaataaaaaatgaaattaattttTTACATAGCTACCATGGGACGATATAAATGTCTCAACTGTTTAAAAATACcacttattttcattattatattattatcttgATTCATTAGTTGATCTATTTTATTATATCAGTACTGCACAATAAAACTTCATATACTTCCATTACTAGGCTACTATCAATTTATCGCCTATTGTTTGTGGTCTTTGTgatttattaaattaagttaaccgGGATATAGTCATAGTCGTAGCAATGTGATTTCCATTTAAACCTTTTTAATGTAATTgaaactgaaatgattagttattaataaataacaactaaagtataactatatataataactataaattataaataataaatacagtttTTAAGCAGAAAATGGCAAGATAAATTGCTGGTTCCAGcctctcaaatgtgaatatttgctggttttattgctttttatgaTACCAAACAGAGTATCTTtcggttttggactgttggtcaaacAAAAGCCATTTAATGTCGTCACCAGGGGCTCTGGGAACTTGTGATGTCCATTTATTGCTATTTAATAACATTCTGTAGACCAAATGTTGTATTGATCTTTTGATTATTTTACATACTTTGATTTCAAATAGCAATATTTTATGAAATGTCTAATCTAATTGATTGAATCTAAAGTAAAATTGTGTTCTCAGATCAAACCCCCCCACAACCTGTATCACTGACTGGGGCTGGGGTTAGAACTATCAGTTTGATTGAAATAAATGTAGCAGAGATTCATGGCCTTACCTTTTCTGTTTTGATGCTGTGgatgcagacagacacaaaatgaTGGAGAGAAGACTGCACCAGAATATTTATCTCCTGCTCCCTTTTGTCCCTCCTCTCTATCACAAGGAGACTTAAATAGAAACACACACCCAAATCCACACACCATGAGACGGGGTGGTCTCAGCATAACAGTGATTGTGATGCCTGCGTTGTGTTGACAGATCTCTGCTCTCTGCCTCTTCATAATAATGTGTATGAACTTTTCTCTGCGCCAGGACGGGATAAACAACATCCTCGTCCATTTACACTTTAGCGGATTTTCAGTCAGTTAATCAGTTTTCTTCTTTTACACGTGTGAACTATTTAACGCTCTATAGGTAGGATCTTCTCTACTCTGGTACACCAGCTTTGTTATCCTAACAGACAGCCGCTGTGTatacagaaagtgcaagcttcTTTAGTTGTGATGAAGTATCTGATGAGAATTTTCTTTGGCTACTGAGAGTGATGTTGGAGACGTGCCCTGTCCCCCCGAGTCTGCCAGGCCCCATTGGTCTGATTAGGGTAATAGCTGCAGACAATGCTAAGCTGTGGTTTTAAAACCGGAATGCAGTTTCCAGTATACCTTTTTAGCTAAGGCCAACTACTAAACATAGACAAATTGGCAGCATCATGTGATGATGCCACTCTTTGATTCTGGGTCCCAGCTTGCACGTGTGCACGCTTTTTTGGAGTTTGTGTAAACACAGATGAATGTGTAACACACTTAAGTGTTCAGTTTACTCATGCAAGGACACAAAATCACTTGTGTCTGGTTTGTGTTTACTACATGTGTTGCAAGGCtgctttttgttaaaataaagtCAATAAAGCGCTGATGCTCAAAGCGCAGCCCAACGGGCCAATGGCGACCCTCAGAAACATTTTGTGTGGCACCAGATTTACAATATTGGATCATCTGCGGTCCATTTCAGTACTTTCACTTTCAATAGCTTAAATGTAATACACTACTCTGCTACAGGTCAAACTG
Encoded proteins:
- the tnni1b gene encoding troponin I type 1b (skeletal, slow) isoform X1, with translation MPDKAPERKSKISASRKLMLKSLMVAKAKEELEQEMEEKEEQKAKYLKEKSPPIQTSGISLAELQTLCKELHAKIDVVDEERYDIEAKVLHNTREIKDLNIKVLDLRGKFKKPNLRRVRVSADAILRSLLGSKHKVSMDLRANLKSVKKEDTEKEKTVEVSDWRKNVEAMSGMEGRKKMFDAAKGQNQ